The region CCCCTCTTCGAAGCTTTGCCCGTTTTGGGCGGTATACTCGTTCCATAAACATCACACACGGATACCCCGATCCGCTTGGGTGTCCCGATAGAATCGGGATGAGGCGGGTGGCAGTAGGAGTTCCGGAGGAATAACCCAAGGAGTGAACATGACGCCACTTACTATGCGCGAACTGCTCGAAGCAGGCGTACATTTCGGGCATGCCACCAGACGGTGGAACCCGAAAATGAAACGCTATATTTATGGTGCCCGAAACGGGATTTACATCATCGACCTTCATCAAACCATCACCCTCTTCGAAGCCGCGATGGCGAAAATTCGAGATGTAGTGGAAAACGGCGGAACGGTAATTTTCGTCGGCACGAAAAAACAAATCCAAGGCACGATAAAAGAAGCCGCCATGCGCTGCGGAATGCCCTACATCACCGAGAGATGGATGGGGGGGCTTCTCACGAACTGGAAAACGATGCAGCAACGCATCCAACGCATGCGCGAATTAGACAGACTCGCCGAAGAAGGTTTCTTCAAAAGACTCACGAAAAAAGAAGCGATGCTCCGCGAAAAAGAACGCCAACGTCTTCATCGCTATTTCGATGGCATAAAAGACTTGCAAGGTCCACCCGATTTGCTCTTCGTGGTGGATATGAAAAAAGAAGAAATCGCCGTCAAAGAAGCGCGCAAAATGAAAATCCCTGTGGTCGCCATCGTGGATACGAATTGCGACCCTGACGAAGCCGATTACGTTATTCCGGGAAACGATGATGCCATACGAGCAGTGCGTCTGATCGCTGGAAAAGTTGCGGATTTAATTGCTTCGATCCGCCCAGTCGGAGAAATCGCGGAAGCGGTTCCCGAAGTAACCGAAGAAGAGCCGAGTGTGCCGTTAGGCGAAGTCGAATTAGAACTGCTTCGCAAATATTCTTTAGAGGAACAAATGGAAGAAGGGTTGATTCCTGGTCAACCTATACAAACTCGAAGTCGAATTCCGGTCAAGGACGAGGATGAAGAAGAATGAAGGTAACCCCACAACTGATTAAAAAACTTCGCGATCAAACCGACGCGCCCATGATGGATTGCAAACACGCTTTAGACCAAGCAGCACAAGAAATCGGTGATGATGAAGAAAAAGTATTGACGCGTGCGCGAGAAATTTTGCGAGAGGCAGGGAAAGCCGCCGCAGTAAAACGCGCCGATAGAGTAACGAGCAATGGAACGATTGCTATCGCCCGTTCCAATAACGCTGTTGCCGCTGTCGTTCTGCTTTGCGAAACAGATTTCGTAGCTCGCAACGAACAATTCATTCAATTAGCACAAAAAATCGCTGATTATTTCGCATCCCACGAAGTTCCGCAAGAACCTTTGGATGCGAACATAAACGGAACTACGGTTCGCCAACTCCTCGAAGAGGCCGTAGGAAAGATTCGTGAAAACATCCGCCTCGGAGCAGTGAAACGGTTGACCGGAGACACGGTAGGTGCTTATTTGCATCACGATAAAGCGAAAGCCGCACTCGTCGTTCTCGAAGGGGGGGATGGAGCGGCGCAAGAAATCGCCAACAAACTCGGCATTCAAATCGTCGCACTCTCGCCAGAATACATAGAAAAATCTCAAGTAGACCAAGCGCGAATCGAAAAAGAAATCGAAATCGAGAAACAAAGGGCGATAGAAGAAGGAAAAAAACCGGAAATCGCACAGAAAATTGCAGAAGGAAAAGTCAATAAAGAACTCCTTCAGCAAATCGTCCTTTCGGAACAACCTTGGTATGCGCAACTCAACCGCAAAGTAGGTGATGTGCTCAAGGAGGCAAACGCATCACTGAAAGTCAAACAATTCGTTCGTTTAGAAATCGGAAAAGACCCGGTCGAATGCAGTGTTGGAACGACCTAAACCATCACGCGTCCTGTTGAAACTCAGCGGCGAAGCGTTCGCCGGGGAGGAGGCATTCGGTCTCGACCCTAAAACCGTCCATTACATCGCCGAGGAAATCGTTTCCGTGCACGATGCGGGGATTCAATCGGCGATCGTAGTTGGAGGGGGGAATTTTTTGCGAGGGGAGGAGTTCAGCCGCGAAGCGGGAATCAACCAATCCGTAGCCGATACCATGGGAATGGTGAGCACGATTATGAATGCGCTCGCACTGCAAGAGGCGATTGAAAAATTAGGCGTTCCTACGCGCGTAATGAGCGCAATCTCGATTCAACAGGTTTGCGAACCGTTCATCCGCCGCCGAGCGATTCGTCACCTCGAAAAGGGAAGAATCGTAATTCTCGCTGCAGGCACGGGGAATCCTTTCTTCACGACAGATACCGCAGCAGTTTTGCGCGCATTAGAACTCGGAGCGGATGTCTTGATAAAAGCGACAAAAGTGGATGGTGTTTACGATAAAGACCCGCACATCTACAAAGATGCCAGTAAATTCGAATATATCACGTTTTCCGATGCAATTCGCTTGCGTTTGGGTGTAATGGACCAAACCGCTTTCACCATGTGCCATGAACACAATCTGCCCGTAGTCGTCCTTTCTCTCTTTCAAAAAGGAACATTGCGAGCAGCAGCATTGGGAGAAAACGTGGGAACCTTGGTAGGAGGTGGTTAAAAAATGAACGCTCAAGAAATCATCAAGGATGCAAAACATCGAATGGAAATGTCCGTCGAGGCGACAGCGAGAGATTTCGCCGCAATTCGCACCGGAAGGGCGAATCCTCAAATCCTCAACCGTATTTTAGTGGATTATTACGGAGTCGAAACACCACTCCCTCAGTTGGCGAGCATTACCGTTCCAGAACCGCAACAGTTATTGATACAACCGTACGACAAAAGCCTAATCCCGAGCATCGAGCGCGCGATTCTAAAAAGCGACTTGGGAATTCATCCCACTACGGACTCCGGTGGTATTCGACTCAGATTTCCAGCGATGACCGAAGAGCGAAGAAAAGAACTCGTCAAACAAGTCCATCACCGTGCAGAGGAAGGATGCATCGCCATTCGTAACATACGAAGAGATGCCATCGAACACCTCAAAAAAGCGCAAAAGGACAAACAAATTTCCGAAGACGAACTCAAACGATACGAACAGGAAATTCAAAAACTTACGGACAAATACATCGAAGAAATCCACGAATTGCAAAAGAAGAAAGACGCGGAGTTATTGGAAGTGTGACGGAAGCGCAAGCCGCTGCAATCGCTCGAGGTGTAGATTTATCCCGTCTTCCCGTGCACATCGGCATCATCATGGATGGAAACGGGAGATGGGCGGAACAAAGAAACTTGCCTCGTC is a window of Fimbriimonadales bacterium DNA encoding:
- the tsf gene encoding translation elongation factor Ts; this encodes MKVTPQLIKKLRDQTDAPMMDCKHALDQAAQEIGDDEEKVLTRAREILREAGKAAAVKRADRVTSNGTIAIARSNNAVAAVVLLCETDFVARNEQFIQLAQKIADYFASHEVPQEPLDANINGTTVRQLLEEAVGKIRENIRLGAVKRLTGDTVGAYLHHDKAKAALVVLEGGDGAAQEIANKLGIQIVALSPEYIEKSQVDQARIEKEIEIEKQRAIEEGKKPEIAQKIAEGKVNKELLQQIVLSEQPWYAQLNRKVGDVLKEANASLKVKQFVRLEIGKDPVECSVGTT
- the frr gene encoding ribosome recycling factor, which gives rise to MNAQEIIKDAKHRMEMSVEATARDFAAIRTGRANPQILNRILVDYYGVETPLPQLASITVPEPQQLLIQPYDKSLIPSIERAILKSDLGIHPTTDSGGIRLRFPAMTEERRKELVKQVHHRAEEGCIAIRNIRRDAIEHLKKAQKDKQISEDELKRYEQEIQKLTDKYIEEIHELQKKKDAELLEV
- the rpsB gene encoding 30S ribosomal protein S2, whose amino-acid sequence is MTPLTMRELLEAGVHFGHATRRWNPKMKRYIYGARNGIYIIDLHQTITLFEAAMAKIRDVVENGGTVIFVGTKKQIQGTIKEAAMRCGMPYITERWMGGLLTNWKTMQQRIQRMRELDRLAEEGFFKRLTKKEAMLREKERQRLHRYFDGIKDLQGPPDLLFVVDMKKEEIAVKEARKMKIPVVAIVDTNCDPDEADYVIPGNDDAIRAVRLIAGKVADLIASIRPVGEIAEAVPEVTEEEPSVPLGEVELELLRKYSLEEQMEEGLIPGQPIQTRSRIPVKDEDEEE
- the pyrH gene encoding UMP kinase gives rise to the protein MERPKPSRVLLKLSGEAFAGEEAFGLDPKTVHYIAEEIVSVHDAGIQSAIVVGGGNFLRGEEFSREAGINQSVADTMGMVSTIMNALALQEAIEKLGVPTRVMSAISIQQVCEPFIRRRAIRHLEKGRIVILAAGTGNPFFTTDTAAVLRALELGADVLIKATKVDGVYDKDPHIYKDASKFEYITFSDAIRLRLGVMDQTAFTMCHEHNLPVVVLSLFQKGTLRAAALGENVGTLVGGG